A single Marinitoga sp. 1197 DNA region contains:
- a CDS encoding alpha/beta hydrolase, whose translation MIFAKNYSNNPIILKETNDLTLLKSNYPCKYSESSKIFVYTYNAQSDRTLLFIHGLGTKNLKYLKWFPENFAKNGYNSALMILPYHFDRTPSGYKSGELFLSTTNNYVLRARFEHSVVDILTTLNYLKEKFNSELYLMGFSFGGMVSTIASSLRQDIKGLSLAVTGGNFYHITWKSFVTGVLRVQYEENKECNPEKCRLYHQNEYPVYLKKLDNPEVELDKAPIACFEYDPLTFAKFVKTPTIMFKALFDIFIPKNSTMDLYNAINARKKLYSIPSGHLTSYLFKRYILKKTLDFFKR comes from the coding sequence ATGATATTTGCAAAAAACTATAGTAATAATCCAATAATATTAAAAGAAACTAATGATTTAACGTTATTAAAATCAAATTATCCTTGCAAATATTCAGAATCTTCTAAAATATTTGTGTATACTTACAATGCACAATCTGATAGAACACTTCTTTTTATTCATGGTTTGGGTACAAAAAATTTAAAATATTTAAAATGGTTTCCAGAAAACTTTGCAAAAAATGGTTATAATAGTGCACTAATGATTTTACCGTATCATTTTGACAGAACTCCATCAGGTTATAAAAGTGGAGAACTGTTTTTATCAACAACGAATAATTATGTTTTAAGAGCTCGATTTGAACATTCTGTAGTAGATATACTTACAACACTAAATTATTTAAAAGAAAAGTTTAATAGCGAATTATATTTAATGGGATTTAGTTTCGGAGGGATGGTCTCAACAATAGCCTCATCATTAAGACAAGATATAAAAGGATTATCTCTGGCAGTTACAGGCGGAAATTTTTATCACATTACATGGAAAAGTTTTGTAACTGGTGTATTGAGAGTTCAATATGAAGAAAATAAAGAATGTAATCCCGAGAAGTGTAGGTTATATCATCAAAATGAATATCCAGTTTATTTAAAAAAATTGGATAATCCTGAAGTGGAGTTAGATAAGGCACCAATTGCATGTTTTGAATATGATCCTTTGACTTTTGCAAAATTTGTTAAAACGCCAACAATCATGTTCAAAGCTTTATTTGATATATTTATTCCTAAAAATTCCACAATGGATTTATATAACGCAATTAATGCTAGGAAAAAATTATATTCTATTCCAAGTGGTCATTTGACTTCTTATTTATTTAAAAGGTATATATTGAAAAAAACCTTAGATTTTTTCAAGAGGTGA
- a CDS encoding DUF362 domain-containing protein — protein MKVYLKKCISYDNAEDVLIPILKKYENRFSEGDKVLVKPNLLSPKSVESGITTHPKIVEIILKFLLDLGTKPYLGDSPATGTALEAVKANGIYDVCKKLDIPIVELDDPVEIDGEIFKGIMISKKVLEADKIVNIAKLKTHVQMIMTLAVKNTFGCVVGKEKSAWHFRAKTNTNFANVIIDIHNIVKPTLNIIDGILGMEGNGPANGIKKYFNVLGVSENAYALDHAIIKSLNIKEKYVYIIKEAMKRGLIPHYEIESNWEGERIKLPLTAPIFETVTNLVRIFERVPKINKNKCVECKLCETRCPAEAIDIDNDKFIDYSKCIRCYVCHEVCPQDAIKLIRKLK, from the coding sequence ATGAAAGTATATTTAAAAAAATGTATTAGTTATGATAATGCAGAAGATGTATTAATTCCTATTTTAAAAAAGTATGAAAATAGATTTAGTGAGGGAGATAAAGTTTTAGTTAAACCAAATTTGTTATCCCCCAAAAGTGTTGAAAGTGGTATAACAACACATCCAAAAATAGTAGAAATAATTTTAAAATTTTTGCTTGATTTAGGTACTAAACCATATCTTGGAGATAGTCCAGCCACAGGAACAGCTTTAGAAGCGGTTAAAGCCAATGGAATATATGATGTTTGTAAAAAATTAGATATCCCTATTGTTGAATTGGATGATCCAGTTGAAATAGATGGCGAAATTTTTAAAGGAATTATGATATCTAAAAAAGTTTTGGAAGCAGATAAGATTGTAAATATAGCAAAATTAAAAACGCATGTACAAATGATTATGACTTTAGCAGTGAAAAATACATTTGGTTGTGTTGTTGGAAAAGAAAAATCCGCATGGCATTTTAGAGCTAAAACAAATACTAATTTTGCTAATGTTATAATAGATATACATAATATAGTAAAACCAACACTAAATATTATTGATGGTATATTAGGAATGGAAGGTAATGGTCCGGCAAATGGTATTAAGAAATATTTTAATGTTTTGGGTGTTTCGGAGAATGCTTATGCTCTTGATCATGCTATTATTAAATCTTTAAATATAAAAGAAAAGTATGTATATATTATAAAAGAAGCCATGAAGAGAGGTTTGATTCCTCATTACGAGATAGAATCAAATTGGGAAGGAGAACGAATAAAATTACCTTTGACAGCACCAATTTTTGAAACTGTAACCAATTTAGTAAGAATTTTCGAAAGAGTTCCTAAAATAAACAAAAATAAATGTGTAGAATGTAAATTATGTGAAACTAGATGTCCTGCAGAAGCAATTGATATTGACAATGATAAATTTATTGATTATTCAAAGTGTATCAGATGCTATGTTTGTCATGAGGTATGTCCTCAAGATGCAATAAAATTAATAAGAAAATTAAAATAA
- a CDS encoding folate family ECF transporter S component produces the protein MTKTKRLVLSSLFIVLSIILTRLLSFRFNLFGVESIRIGFGTLPIMISAFTLGPGYGFLVGALADFFGYWINPMGPYVPYFTITSGLYGLLPGLVFYYLFKKEVKFWNFAISYLAGGIVGISITPYLIHSLWGVPYAVLIPPRIVSLAIKFFLYPMIISMLYKRVPQLDQITHSTI, from the coding sequence TTGACAAAAACTAAGAGGCTTGTTTTAAGTTCCTTGTTTATAGTTTTAAGTATTATTTTAACAAGACTATTATCTTTTAGATTTAATTTATTTGGCGTAGAAAGTATAAGAATTGGTTTTGGAACTTTGCCAATTATGATATCAGCCTTTACGCTTGGACCGGGGTACGGTTTTTTAGTCGGAGCTCTTGCGGACTTTTTTGGCTATTGGATAAATCCAATGGGTCCATATGTTCCTTATTTTACTATAACTTCAGGATTATATGGACTTTTACCTGGTTTAGTTTTCTATTATTTGTTTAAAAAAGAAGTAAAATTCTGGAATTTTGCTATATCATATTTAGCTGGAGGAATAGTTGGAATTTCAATAACACCATATCTTATTCATTCCCTTTGGGGAGTTCCGTATGCTGTATTAATACCTCCAAGAATTGTATCTTTAGCTATAAAATTCTTTTTGTATCCAATGATTATATCAATGTTATATAAAAGAGTTCCACAACTCGATCAAATAACCCATTCAACTATATAA
- a CDS encoding MFS transporter produces MTFTISLAHFFADFFNSFFKPLGPYFINKFNIDSRTFTTLITLIGAFSSILQIFFGLYFDRRKRDGVFVVLLLFIEILLISLIGFVNSFYVLLILIFFIRLFNSAFHPVGASFAGRQNKGTHVAWFSVFGTFGAALGPVFITTYVKIFGIDKLYYVGIISGILLIFFYKKLWKYEKLEIAEKRFPALKDALVLIPVFLMVALRGFIMNIFHTFVPIYLNQKGSGLIIGGATLTIGMIIGMFTNYYGTYLRDKFGIKFINLIGFLGMGISGILMVLMNTEILRIVSFSAFDAFGFLTMSANLVEAQILMPKNKSFASSVSMGFAWSIGNFISSGYSAIFGNNVGFVLLSVSIFSIILGISYPIFYKRKTNINS; encoded by the coding sequence ATGACTTTTACAATCTCTCTCGCTCATTTTTTTGCTGATTTTTTTAACTCTTTTTTTAAACCTTTAGGACCTTATTTTATTAATAAATTTAATATTGATAGTAGGACTTTTACAACATTAATTACACTAATTGGTGCATTTTCTTCAATTTTACAAATTTTTTTTGGTTTATATTTTGATAGAAGAAAAAGAGATGGAGTTTTTGTTGTACTCCTATTATTTATAGAAATTTTGTTAATTTCTTTAATTGGGTTTGTAAATAGCTTTTATGTATTATTGATTTTAATTTTCTTTATTAGATTATTTAATTCTGCTTTTCATCCGGTTGGTGCAAGTTTTGCTGGGAGGCAAAATAAAGGAACACATGTAGCTTGGTTTTCTGTTTTTGGAACATTTGGAGCAGCTTTAGGACCTGTTTTTATTACTACTTATGTTAAAATATTTGGAATAGACAAATTATATTATGTTGGTATTATTAGTGGAATATTATTGATATTCTTTTATAAAAAATTATGGAAATATGAAAAATTAGAAATTGCAGAAAAAAGGTTCCCTGCTTTGAAAGACGCATTAGTATTAATACCTGTATTTTTGATGGTTGCTTTAAGGGGATTTATTATGAATATTTTTCATACTTTTGTTCCGATTTATCTTAATCAAAAAGGATCAGGATTAATAATTGGTGGCGCAACATTAACAATTGGTATGATTATTGGTATGTTTACAAATTATTATGGGACTTATTTAAGAGATAAATTTGGAATAAAATTTATTAATCTTATTGGTTTTTTAGGTATGGGAATTTCGGGGATACTTATGGTTCTTATGAACACTGAAATATTAAGAATTGTTTCTTTTTCTGCTTTTGATGCTTTTGGTTTTTTGACAATGTCTGCTAATTTGGTTGAAGCACAAATTTTAATGCCTAAAAATAAAAGTTTTGCTTCATCTGTCTCAATGGGATTTGCCTGGTCAATAGGTAATTTTATTTCAAGCGGATATTCTGCAATTTTTGGAAACAATGTTGGTTTTGTACTTTTAAGTGTAAGTATATTTTCAATAATTCTTGGTATATCCTATCCAATATTTTATAAAAGAAAAACTAATATTAATAGTTGA
- a CDS encoding ABC transporter permease has protein sequence MNVFQAIIYSLSTPIFYKLMLMSATPLIFAGLGGVYSEITGVTNIALEGIMKIGAFTAVVFTFYTGDPWLGLLGAIISGVMLAWMHAYVSIRWSADQIVSATALILIAGGLSAFLMEPIFGHSGQTDFVAKIPKIKIPAIQDVPFFGQIFDEMSIFVYLAFIAVALSWFLIYKTPLGLRMRAVGENPKSADTLGVNVFAIRYFGVLMSGVLAAFAGAYLSIGELGQFQENMPSGKGFIALAAMILGNWNPVGTMWAALLFGASDALNIQLQSILDIPPEMKALLNLLPFVITIIVVSGFVGKTRPPAADGIPYEKE, from the coding sequence GTGAATGTTTTTCAAGCTATAATTTATAGTTTATCGACACCTATTTTTTATAAATTAATGTTAATGAGTGCTACACCTTTAATATTTGCAGGATTGGGTGGAGTTTATAGTGAAATTACTGGTGTTACAAATATTGCATTAGAAGGTATAATGAAAATAGGAGCTTTTACAGCAGTTGTTTTCACATTTTATACTGGTGATCCTTGGCTAGGATTGTTGGGAGCTATAATTTCTGGCGTAATGTTAGCCTGGATGCATGCTTACGTTTCAATTAGATGGAGCGCTGATCAAATAGTTAGTGCAACTGCTTTGATACTTATTGCAGGAGGATTATCAGCATTTTTAATGGAACCAATATTTGGTCATTCAGGACAAACTGATTTTGTTGCAAAAATTCCTAAAATAAAAATACCAGCTATTCAGGATGTTCCTTTTTTCGGGCAAATTTTCGATGAAATGAGTATATTTGTATATTTAGCATTTATAGCAGTTGCTTTGAGTTGGTTTTTAATATATAAGACACCTTTAGGATTAAGAATGCGTGCAGTTGGGGAAAATCCAAAATCTGCAGATACACTTGGTGTAAATGTTTTTGCTATTAGATATTTTGGTGTATTGATGAGTGGTGTTTTAGCAGCATTTGCAGGTGCATATTTGAGTATAGGAGAATTAGGACAATTCCAAGAAAATATGCCAAGTGGTAAAGGATTTATAGCTTTAGCTGCTATGATTCTTGGTAACTGGAATCCAGTTGGAACAATGTGGGCTGCATTGCTATTTGGTGCATCAGATGCTTTAAATATCCAATTACAATCGATACTTGACATACCACCTGAAATGAAAGCATTGTTAAACTTATTACCATTTGTGATTACTATAATTGTTGTTAGTGGATTTGTAGGTAAAACAAGACCTCCAGCAGCAGATGGTATTCCATATGAAAAAGAATAA
- a CDS encoding ABC transporter permease: MSILVPITSVIIALFIAAIVILLIGKNPLSAYWVMLQGAFGGKAAWAANISKMMSLVLTGLAVGFGFRAGIFNIGAEGQLMMGAIFATFVGINLGNVSPVFAIPITMLAGILGGAFWASIAGYLKAATGAHEVITTIMLNWIAVYLTNYFVVGPLAVGQGVPKSPEIAQSAQLPPLMTVQANTLPSGIIVSIIAAILVYILLEKTTTGYEVKAVGFNPYAAEAGAISLSKNIVLTMAISGALAGLAGSLEVMAIHHRIFGDFSGGKGFDGISIALIGQNNPIGIIFAAFLISSLRTGSNAMQFAKVPDDIVTIIQGIIIFLVAADRIVRTLIMKFASPKGGESK, from the coding sequence ATGAGTATTTTAGTTCCAATAACATCTGTAATAATAGCTTTATTTATAGCAGCAATCGTAATTTTATTAATAGGTAAAAATCCTTTAAGCGCTTATTGGGTTATGTTGCAGGGAGCTTTTGGTGGAAAGGCAGCATGGGCTGCAAATATTTCCAAGATGATGTCGCTTGTATTAACAGGATTAGCGGTTGGATTTGGTTTCAGGGCCGGTATATTTAATATTGGTGCAGAAGGACAATTGATGATGGGAGCAATATTTGCCACATTTGTGGGTATAAATCTTGGTAATGTTTCTCCAGTTTTTGCAATTCCGATTACTATGTTAGCTGGTATATTAGGGGGAGCATTTTGGGCTTCGATTGCTGGTTATTTGAAAGCAGCTACAGGAGCACATGAAGTTATTACAACTATAATGCTCAACTGGATAGCTGTTTATTTAACAAATTATTTTGTTGTAGGACCATTGGCAGTTGGTCAAGGAGTTCCAAAATCACCAGAAATTGCTCAAAGTGCGCAACTTCCACCATTAATGACAGTTCAGGCAAATACTTTACCTTCAGGAATTATTGTTTCTATTATAGCGGCAATATTAGTTTATATATTATTAGAAAAAACAACAACAGGTTATGAGGTAAAAGCTGTTGGTTTTAATCCTTATGCAGCTGAAGCTGGAGCTATATCTTTAAGTAAAAATATAGTTTTAACTATGGCTATTAGTGGAGCTTTAGCAGGTTTAGCAGGTTCTCTTGAAGTTATGGCAATACATCATAGAATTTTTGGAGATTTTAGTGGAGGTAAAGGTTTTGACGGAATTTCAATTGCATTAATAGGACAAAATAATCCTATTGGAATCATATTCGCAGCATTCTTAATTTCTTCATTAAGAACAGGTTCTAATGCAATGCAATTTGCAAAAGTTCCTGATGATATAGTTACTATAATTCAGGGTATAATTATATTCCTTGTTGCTGCTGATAGAATTGTTAGAACTCTGATAATGAAATTTGCATCTCCTAAAGGTGGTGAATCAAAGTGA
- a CDS encoding ABC transporter ATP-binding protein: protein MKDIVKRFPKVLANDHVNFLVKKGEVHSIIGENGAGKSTLMNQLYGLYTPTSGDIYILGEKKVFKGPGDAIRSGIGMVHQHFMLVDTLTVAENIVLGSEPKSGMIFDLKKARKEVKELSEKYGLFVDVDAKIEDIPVGMQQRVEILKTIYRGAEILILDEPTAVLTPQETEELFGIIRKLKEDGKTIIFISHKLHEVMEISDNITVMRLGKVTGNVAAKDTNARELANMMVGREVVLRIEKQEKEPGEVAVEVENLWVKDNRDLEAVRGISFKIRKGEVLGVAGVAGNGQTELVEALTGLRKIEKGKYLYKGEDVSKKTVRELRERNIGHIPEDRYKYAMVKEFPNYYNLILGKHYEEPFAKNGFLNHDIINKNAEILIKRFDVRPPDGTIPTGNLSGGNQQKVVIAREVSFNPEFIVIAQPTRGLDVGAIEYVHKEILNLREKDVAILLVSMELEEVLSLSDRIIVMYEGEIMGEVKPDEVTIEELGLMMAGHKIEDIKIEEKLAHGGDSIEN, encoded by the coding sequence ATGAAAGATATAGTAAAACGTTTCCCGAAAGTTCTTGCAAATGATCATGTTAATTTTCTTGTTAAAAAGGGAGAAGTTCACTCAATTATCGGAGAAAATGGTGCTGGTAAATCAACTTTAATGAATCAATTGTATGGATTATACACACCAACATCCGGAGATATTTACATTCTTGGTGAAAAGAAAGTTTTTAAAGGTCCAGGTGATGCTATAAGGTCAGGTATTGGTATGGTGCATCAGCATTTTATGTTAGTCGATACCTTGACAGTTGCTGAAAATATTGTTTTGGGTTCTGAACCTAAAAGTGGAATGATTTTTGATTTAAAAAAGGCAAGAAAAGAAGTTAAAGAGCTTTCTGAAAAATATGGTTTGTTTGTAGATGTTGATGCAAAAATAGAGGATATACCAGTTGGTATGCAACAAAGGGTTGAAATATTAAAAACAATATATAGAGGTGCTGAAATACTTATTTTAGATGAACCTACAGCTGTATTAACTCCACAGGAAACAGAGGAATTATTTGGAATAATAAGAAAATTAAAAGAAGATGGAAAAACCATTATATTTATATCACATAAATTACACGAAGTTATGGAAATAAGTGACAATATAACCGTTATGCGATTAGGTAAAGTAACAGGTAACGTTGCTGCAAAAGATACAAATGCAAGAGAACTTGCCAATATGATGGTTGGTAGAGAAGTTGTATTGAGAATAGAAAAGCAAGAAAAAGAACCTGGTGAGGTTGCTGTTGAAGTTGAGAATTTGTGGGTAAAAGATAATAGAGATTTAGAAGCAGTTAGAGGTATAAGTTTTAAAATAAGAAAAGGTGAAGTGTTAGGAGTTGCAGGTGTTGCTGGTAATGGGCAAACAGAATTAGTTGAGGCGTTAACAGGTTTAAGAAAAATAGAAAAAGGAAAATATTTGTATAAAGGTGAAGATGTTTCTAAAAAAACTGTTAGAGAATTAAGAGAAAGAAACATAGGTCATATTCCTGAAGATAGATACAAATATGCTATGGTAAAGGAATTTCCAAATTATTATAATTTAATTTTAGGAAAGCATTATGAAGAACCCTTTGCAAAAAATGGCTTTTTGAATCATGATATAATAAATAAAAATGCGGAAATTTTAATAAAAAGATTTGATGTTAGACCACCTGATGGAACAATACCAACGGGAAATTTATCAGGAGGTAATCAACAAAAGGTTGTTATTGCAAGGGAAGTTAGTTTTAATCCGGAATTTATTGTTATTGCTCAGCCTACAAGAGGTCTTGATGTTGGTGCCATTGAATATGTTCATAAAGAAATATTAAATTTAAGAGAAAAAGATGTAGCTATACTATTAGTTTCTATGGAACTTGAAGAAGTATTATCTTTATCAGATAGAATAATAGTAATGTATGAAGGAGAAATAATGGGAGAAGTTAAACCAGATGAAGTAACAATAGAAGAACTTGGTTTAATGATGGCAGGACATAAAATTGAAGATATAAAAATTGAAGAAAAGCTGGCACATGGAGGGGATTCAATTGAAAATTAA